In Rhodothermales bacterium, the genomic window CTGTGGAGGTTGCCCGTCGGCTCGTCGGCGAGGATGAGCCGGGGCCGGATGATGAGCGCGCGGGCGACGCCGACGAGCTGCTGTTGCCCGCCCGAGAGCTGGTGCGGGAAGAGGTCGCGCTTAGCGACGATGCCGAAGCGGTCGAGCATCTCGGCCACGCGGGCCTGCCGCTCGGCCTTGGGCACCTTCGTGTAGAGCAGCGGCGTCTCGAGGTTCTCGTACACCGTCAGCTCGTCGATGAGGTGGTAGGCCTGGAACACGAACCCGATGTGCTCGCGGTGGAGCGCCGTCCGCTGCCGCTCGCTGAGCTGGTGGACGGGCTCGCCCTCGAAGAGGTACGCGCCCTCGCTCGGCTCCTCCAGCATCCCGATGATGTTCATGAGCGTGGACTTCCCCGCACCGCTCGGGCCCTGGATCGTCACGAACTCGCCCTCGCGCACGGTGAGGTCCACGTTGCGGAGGACGTACGTTTTCTGGAGGCCTTGCTTAAAAAACTTGCTGATGCCGCGGAGCTCGATCATGGGAGTTGGAGTTTGGACTTCTGATTTCGGATAGGGGAGCGATCATGCCGTGCTACTGATCCCGCAGCACGTCCGCTGGCTTCACCTTCACGAGCCGGTGAGTCTGCATCGAAAGCATCATCGTCGCCAGGAGGAAAACGAGGACGTTGGAGAGGACGAAGGGCGCAGCGCCGAGTGATATCTCCACCGGCGCGAGGAACAGCACCGTGCGGAGGCCCAGGTAACACAGGGGCGTGGCGATCAGCGTAGCGAGGCCTAACATGACCAGGAACTCGCGGTTGACCAGCAAGACGATCTGCCCCGCTGGGGCACCCAGCGCCTTGCGCACGCCGACCTCCTTGATTCGGCCCGCGGCGCGTTGCGAGGCGATGCCGAACAACCCCATGCAGGAGATGAGGAGGGCGAAGAGCGCGAGGTACGCGATCAGGACAGAGAGGCCCTTCAAGGACTGGGGCGTGAAGACCTCGGCCTGAGCGAAGGCGTCGAACGGGGTGCCCGGGAACGCGCGCTCCCACCGATCGCGGAGGGTGGCGGCCACCGGGTCCGTGGCCCCGGTCTCGACCCGGATCACCATGAATCGGTGCTGCGAGACGTCGGCCAGCCCCATCACGACCGGGACGGCCGTGCCCATCAGCGGGGCCAGCAAGAAGTCGTCTACGACGCCGACCACCGCGAAGGCTGAGCCGCCGATCCGCACGGACTCCCCGACGGGGTCGGCCCACCCCTGCTCCGCGGCGAAGGTCTGGTTGACCACGACCGACCGCGCGCTGTCTGCCCCGAACATAGAGCCGAACGCCCGCCCGGCCGCCACACCGAGGCCCACGGTCGCCAGGTAGTCGGGTCCGACTCCGAAGTGGACCACCTCCCGGTCGGCGTCCGCCACCTGGACGGTGAGGCGTCGGCGCGTGGCACCGATGTGATGGGCGGCCCCCGCGACCTGACGCACCTGGCTCATCGCGGAGGCCTCGCGGCGGAGCCAGGCGTGCTGCTCCGGGCTCTGGGTCGGGACCACGAGAAGGGAGGATGGGTCGTAGCCCCAGTCACCGCCGAGGAGCTTGTCGTCGAGCGAGGCCGTGAACACGGCGAGGCAGATCGTGATGAACGCCAGCACGAACTGCACGGTCGTCAGGGTGCGGGTGAGGCCCTTCTTCTCCGCCAGCTTCAGCTTCCCGCGCAGGACCTCGATGGGCTGGAAGGCGGAGATGTAAAAGGCGGGATAGGCCCCGGACACCAGGCCGATGAAGGCGAGCAGCCCGACCAGGAACACCCAGAACCCGGGGGCACCCAGGAGGTCGAGGGGGATCGGCCGGGCGAGCCGCGCATTCATGAACGGGAGGGTCACGGTCCAGGCCAGCAGGATCCCGCCCAGCAAGGCCAGCAGGCAGAGCACCACGTTCTCCGTGAGGAACTGCGTGATGAGTTGCCTCCGCTCCGCGCCCAGCGTCTTGCGGATCCCGATCTCTTTGAGGCGGCGTGCGGCGGTCCCCAGCGAGATGGTGACGTAGTTGAAACACGCGACGAGCAGCATCAGCACGGCGATCACGCCTAGCATCAGCGACTCCCACACCAGCGGTTCCTGCATGGCCCGGGCCTCGATGGTCCAGGCTGTCAGCCAGTCCGGGTGCCGGACGCTGTCGAGGAAGAACGACGTTGCCTGCCGGACCTCACCGGCGGCGTTTTGGACAGGCACGTAGCGGTCGAGTTGCGCTGCGACGGAGCGGGCATCGTCCGGTTGCCGAAGCAGAAGGAAGGTCGCCTCCGTGAAAGCCGCCCAGTCCCCTGAGTCGGCGAGGCCGAGCGCACGTTGCTTCTCGTAGCCTACCAAGAGATCGAAACGGAAGCTGGCGTTGCGTGGGAAGGGGGCCGCGACGCCCGCCACGGTTAGCGTCTCGGCCGTGCCGTCTCCGCCGGTCGTCTCCCCGAACCGAACGTCGAGCGTCTGGCCCACCACATCGTACCTGCCGAAATACTTCATCGCCATCTCCGCGCTCAGGATCACGGCGTCGGGATCGGCTAGGGCCGCCCCGCGCCCGTGAAGCAAGGGGAAGGTGAGCACCTCGAAGAACCCCACGTCGGCGAAAGACACCGTCTCGTGAAAGGCGTCACCGTCGGTCCGCACCATCGCCGGGTGGTGGGCGACGCGGACGGCGCGCTCGACCTGGGGAATGTCGGCGACGAGGGCCGGGCCGAGGGGGGCGGGAGCGGTACCCCAGCGTTGCGGTCCGGCGTCGCGGTCCACCGTGTGCCCGACGAGGAAGAGGCGCTCGCCGTTCGCGTGGAAGTCGTCGTTGACGTTGATCACACGCACGATGAGGAACAGCGTGATCGCGCACGCCACGGCGGCTGACAGGCCGACGAGGTTGATCAGTGAAGCCACCTTGTTCTTCTGCACGTTGCGGAAGCCCAACAGCAGGTAGTTCTTGAGCATGAGGGTTGGTCTGTAATCAGGGTTGGTTCGTAATCAGGGTTGGGCGGGCGTCGGCGCTTCGCGCTGCGTGCGGAGCCGGAACATCACAGGCACGCGGTCGGCCGTCGGCGTGCCGATCTGGACGAGCAGCCACTCGTCGCCGTGGGCGGCGATGAACGCGCGGAGCGCGTCGACCCGCGAGTCCATCTCTTCGGGCCACTCCAGCGTCTCGACGCGGTACTGCAAGCGCTGCTTCTCCCCGTCGATCATCACGTCGAGGTCGATGGTCTGGGTTTGGTCGATCGGGGGGATCGGGACGCAGATCTGGCTCATGGGAAGGCCGAGGTTAGGAGGCAGAGGGCACGGAGCTATTCGTAGCGGAGCGCTTTGACGGGGTCGGTCGTCGCCGCGCGGAGGGCCTGGTAGCTCACGGTGAGGAGCGCCACGGCGAGGGCGAGGCCGCCGGCGAAGAGGAAGACGCCGGGCCCGAGCGCGATGCGGTAGGCGAAGTCGGCCAGCCAGTCCCGCATCACGAAATACGCCAGCGGCGCCGCGATCACGAACGCTACACCGACGAGCGCGAGGAACTCCTTCGACAGCAGCGCCACGAGGCCGGGCACGCTCGCGCCGAGCACCTTCCGCACGCCGATCTCCTTCCGCCGCTGCTCGGCCGTGAACGTCGCGAGCCCGAAGAGTCCGAGGCAGGCGATGACGATCGCGAGGACGGTGAAGCCGCGCGAGAGGCGCGCGAAGTTGGCCTCTTCCTGATACTGCCGCGCGAACTCCTGGTCGAGGAAGCTGTACTCGAACGGGTAATCCGGGTTGACCGCGCGCCACGCGACTTCGACGGCAGCGAGCGTCCCGGTCACGTCGGCGGGGCGGAGCTTGACGGCGAGCAGCGGGTTCTGCGCCGGCTGGTAGAGCATCATCAGCGGCTCCACCTGGTGCCGCACCGAGGCGTAGTGGAAGTCCTTGACCACGCCGACGACGGTCCGCTCGGTCTCGCCGAACGTAAGGTGCTTGCCGACGGCGTCCGTCCACCCGAACGCCCGCACGGCCGCTTCGTTGAGGAGCACGGCCTCCGTCGTGTCGGTGCCGAAGGCGGGGGAGAAGTTGCGCCCGGCGGCGAGTTCCATGCCCATCGTCGGGAGGAACTGGTCGTCGATGCCGAGGGCGCTGATGATCCAGACGTCCTCCTCGCTCGCACCCTCGGGGAGCACGCCGCGCCGGCCGAGCTGGCGGCCCGGCATCGACGTCGCGCCCGCGATTCCGGCGACGGAGGGCGCGCGGCGGAGCGCTGCTTCGAGCGCGTCGGCGTTGCGCTGGAGCTGAGCGTCGCCGAGTTCGAGCACGAGGACCTGGTCGCGCTGGTAGCCCATGTTCTTGTCCATGATGAACCCGAGCTGCTCTGACACCACGAGCGCCCCGACGATCATCACGACCGACGCGGCGAACTGCGTCACGACGAGCGCGCGCCGCAGCAGCCCGCCCCGCGCGCTCCCGCCGAACGACCCCTTGAGGACGGCCGCCGGCTGGAACTGCGAGAGGACGAACGCGGGGTACGCCCCGGCGAGGAGCGCGACGAACAGCATCACGCCAACCAGCAGCAGCGCGAACGTCGGGTCGGCGAGCACGCCGAGCGCGAGCTGCTTGCCGAGCGCCGCGTTGACGACGGGCAGCGAGGCCGCGACGAGGCCGAGCGCGACAGCGAACGCGAGCACGCACAGCAGCAGCGACTCGCCGAGGTGCTGCCACACGAGCTGCGAGCGGTTCGCCCCCATCGACTTGCGCAGCCCGACCTCGCGCGCCCGCTCCGCCGACCGCGCCGTCGCGAGGTTCATGAAGTTGAAGCACGCGATGAGGAGCACGAACACGGCCACGGCCGAGAGCCCGACGACGTAGCCCTGATCGCTCTTGCCCGTGCTCTCGTCGAAGAGGATGTCGGACGAGCGGAGGTGGACGTCGGCGAGCGGCTGGAGCGTCACCGAGAAGTTATCGCCGACCTCGTTCCGGCGGATGATCTCCTCCATTCGAGGGAGCACAGACGCCGCCGCGGCCGGGTCGCGGAGGACGACGTAGGTCGTCAGGCTGATGCTGTTCCACGAGTCGAGGAACTGCCGGAAGCCGTCCTCGTCGGGCCCCGGCACGAGCGACTGGAGGAGGTCGAACTGGAGGCTCGACGCGACGGGTGGATCGGCGGCGACGCCCGTCACCCGCACGTCCGTGTCGTGGTTGAGCGTGATCGTCTGCCCGAGCGCCTCGTCGTCGCCGAAGAGGCGTCGGGCCGTGGACTCGGTGAGGACGACGGTGTTCGGCTCGGCGAGGGCCGTCGCCGCGTCGCCCGCGCGGAGCGGGAAGTCAAAGACGACGAAGAACGACGGCTCGGCGAGGACCGTCGCCTCAGCGTAGAGGTCCGTGTCCCCGACGGTCATCAGCTGCCGCCCGACGCCGTTGAGCCGGACCGATTCCTCGACCTCGGGCAGTTCCGCCTCCATCGTCGGGCCGAGTGCCGGGAGCGTGATGCCGACGCGCGTGCTCGTGACGCCGAGCGCCTCGTCGATCGTCAGCACGCGGAAGATCCGGTCCGCCTTCGCGTGGCCCCGGTCGAAGGCGAGGTCCTGGCGGACGCTCAAGAAGATGAGCAGGGCACACGCCATCCCGATGGCGAGGCCGGCGATGTTGATGAACGAGAAAGCCTTCCGCTTGGCGAGGTTGCGGAGGGCGATTTTGAGGTAGTTCGTCAGCATCGGCGGTAGCGGCGAAGGGGCTGGACTCCCCATTACAAGCGATATGCCAGCCGCGTCACCCGGCCTAAACGCGAGCACGACGCGGGTGCGGCGGCGGCCGGTGTGCGCCAGCGCCCACCCGCTGTGCGCCAGCGCGCAACGCGTGCCGACCGGCGCGGGAGGCGCCACGCGGACGGTGCGACGGTTCGATGAACGGCGGGGGAGTCGGAATGGGATGAATAGGTTGCGGGTTGCTAGTATTTGATTCCTTTGGTTTAAAGCAAGCGCGCTAACCCGCTGCCGACTACCTTGAAAGCGGCTTCGGCCCGACCTGCTCCGATCACCTCAACCCCCGTTGCGCTATGCGATACGTTTCTCTCCTGCTCCTCGCAGGCTTCCTCTCCCCCGTGATCTCCCCCGCTGCCGCGCAAGACGGTCCCGTGTTCTACATGACCCAGCACAAAATCCATCAGGCTCGGGTGGACAGCCTCACCGCGCTCACGGAGAAGTACGACATCCCGTGGCACAACTTCGTCGCAGACAACGTGGAGGGCTACGAGCGGTGGCACATGCGCCACGACACCGGCAACGAGTACAACTTCATGACCGTGACGATGTACCCCGACTGGGATATGGTCCGCGGCGATGAGATTCCGTTCGACGACTTCGGTCCGGGGTTCGCCGCTTCGATGGGCATGACCGTGGAGGAAATGGAGGCCGAGGACGGCATGGTCAATACGGCGTTCGAATGGGCCTATGACGGCTCCGAACACATAGACCAGATCTGGCGACCCATCGCGCGGGCTATCCGGAGTGGGAACGAAGACGGCGACATGAAGCCGGACATGGTGGCGTACATGACGCAGTTCAAGATCAAGCCTTCGCGCATGGATAGCCTCGTCGCCCTCATCCAGACCTACGACGTCCCGTGGCACACCTTCGTCGCGGAGAACGTCGAGGGGTACGAGCGCTTCTGGATGCGCCACGACACCGGCAACGAGTACAACTTCATGGTGGTCACGAACTATCCGAACTGGGACATGATGGACAGCGTCCCGTACGACGAGCTCTTCCCGAAATTCGCCGCCTCGCAAGGCATGACGATGGAGGAGGCCGAGGGGATGGGCGTAGAGGAGAAGTTCAACTGGGCTTACGAAGGGGCCGAGCACATGGACCAGATCTGGCGGCCCATCGTGGCGGCGGACATGGGCATGGAGAAGATGGACGAGATGGAGTAGAACGGGCGTCTCTCGCCGTTCGCTGAACGCCACGCGGCCCGCCGGTTCTCCGGTCGGGCCGCGTGTGCTTGGGGCCGACGACTCGGCACGAGCGCGCCGATCTCTACTCGGTGCGTAGGGCCTTGACCGGGTCGGCGGTGGCGGCGCGGAAGGCCTGCGTGCTCACCGTCACCAGGGCAATCGCGAAGAGGAGTGCACCAGCGATGAGGAATGGTCCCGGCCCGAGCCCGATGCGATAGGCGAAGCCGTCGAGCCACGCGTCCATCCCGAGCCACGCTAGCGGCACCGCTATGACGAACGCCACGCCGACGAGCAGCACGAAGTCGCGGGCGAGGAGCAGCACGAGATTCGCCACGCTCGCGCCGAGCACCTTTCGCACGCCGACCTCGCGCGTCCGACGCTCCGCCGTGAACGAAGCCAGCCCGAACAGCCCGAGGCACGCCACGAAGACGGCGAGGAACGCGAACACGCTCACGATCTGCCCCGTCCGCCGCTCGTTCCGGTAGAGCCGGTCGTACACGTCGTCGAGGAAGCGGTACGAGAACGGGCGGTGTGCAGCGAACTGGCCCCAGACGGTCTCGACGTGGTCCAGCCCGGCGCGCGTCTCGCCCGGCGCGAGGCGGATAGCGAGGTTGAACACGTTGCCCGGATCGTACCAGATGGAGAGGGGCTCGATCGTCTCGTGGAGCGAGCGGAAATGGAAGTCCTCGACGACGCCGAGCACCTCGCCCCACCGGCTGTCCACGGCCACGCGCCGTCCCACCGCTTCCTCCGGGGTCCAGCCGAGCCTGGCGACGGTCGTCTCGTTGAGGATGTGCAGATAGTTTGCCGAGTCCGGCTCCGGCGGGTCTGCCGGGAAGCCGCGCCCGGCGACGAGCTGCAGCCCGAGCCCATCCACGACGGTGGCCTGTGCGGGGAGGCCTTTGATCAGAAACTCGTCTTCCTCAGCGAGGCCTTCCGCGTGGAAGCCGGAGGTCCAGCCGAGCTGGCCGGGAATCTGGTTGATGCCCGCCGTCGCCACGATGCCGGGGTGCTGGCGCAACGCCACCTCCATCGCCGGGTATTTCTCCAGCAGGATCTGGTCGTTGAGCGGGAGCACGACGAGGTGCTCCTTGTCGAACCCGAGCGCCTGATCACCCATGAAGCGGAGCTGGCTGAGGACGACGAGCGTCCCCGCGATCAGGAACGCCGAGATCCCGAACTGGAGCACGACGAGCCCCTTGCGCAGCCACGTCGCGCCGCCGCCCGCGATGGCTCGGCTGCGGAGCACGCGCGCGGGGTGGAACGCCGAGAGGTAGAACGCCGGATAGCTCCCGGCTACCAAGCTCACGACGAGGAACGTCCCGGCGATGAGGGCCACGACCCCCGGCTCGCCGAGCGCCGCGAACCCCAGCGCCTTGCCGCTGAGCGCGTTGAACGCCGGCAGCCCGAGCCCGACGATCCCGAGCGCGAGCAGCACCCCGCCGAGCGTGAGGAGGGCCGACTCGCTATAGAACTGCCCGACGAGTTGTCCCCGGTACGCCCCGAGCGACTTCCGCAGCCCGACCTCTTTGGCTCGCTGCCCGGCGCGCGCCGTCGCGAGATTCATGTAGTTGATGCACGCGATCAGCAGGATCAGCAGCGCCACCGTCGCGAACCCGTAGACCGCCGTGCGGTCGCCCGTCGCGTCGAGGTCGTACGCGATGTCGGTGCGGAGGTGGATATCGGTCAGCGGTTGGAGCGCGAGGATGCGGACGTTCTCCTCGTTCTCGGCCCGGAGCCGCTCGGTGAGTGCATCGATCTTCGTCTGGAGCGGCGCGGCGGCCTCGGCGTCTGGGAGGCGGAGGAAGGTGAAGAAGTTGGCCGAGCCCCACTGCTCGTTCTTCGCCCAGTTCTCCCGAGAGGCAAAGGATGCGAGGAAGTCGAACGAGAAGTGCGAGGTCGCGGGTACGTCCTCCATCACGCCTGTCACCTCGAACGCCTGATCGTTATTACGGACGATCGTCTGCCCGAGCGGGCTCGCGTCGCCGAAAAACTTCTCGGCCGTCGACGCCGTGAGCACGGCCGTGTTGGGACGATTCAGTGCCGTCGCCGCGTTGCCTGCGAGGAGGGTGAACCCGTCGAAGACGTCGAAGAACGTCGAGTCGGCGAAGTAGAAGTGGTTGTCGTCGAAGATCCGCTCCCCCGCGCGGACCACGCCGCCGTGGGCCTCGATGCGGGTGGCGGCGAGCACCTCGGGAAACTCCCGCCTCAGGAGGGGCGCGACGATGTTGGGACTGATCGCGATCGTCGCGTCGAGCTGTGGGACCTCCACGTTGACGCGGTAGACCGACTCGGCGCTGGGGTGGAAGCGGTCGTAGCTCAACTCCTCGCGCACGAAGAGGAGCAGGAACAGGCAGCACGCGAGGCCGACCGCGAGGCCGACGATGTTGAGCGCGGCGTACCCGGGCTGACGGCGGAGATTCCGGAGGGCGATGCGGAGGTAGTTCGTCAGCATGAGCGGGCGGAGGCTGAGTGTGCTGGGGACCAGCACAAGCGATATGCCAGCGTCCCCCGAGTCGCTCAAATAAGAGCGATGGGCGCGTGCGCGGCCGGTCGGTGTGCGCCAGCGCCCACCGGCTGTGCGGCAGCGCGCAGGTCGTCGCTATATGCCTAGGCATTCAGGGTATGAGGAAGTGCCTTGGCCGGCGAGGCTTGGCTCCCCTAGAATATCTGGGTATACGAGGTCGAGGCTGCCGCTCCGGCATCCTCTTCCCGTCCTCGACCCTAGCCTGCCCAGCTATGCCTCCTCGCTACGCGCTGTCCTTCGCCCTCTTCGCTCTCGTCTTCACGCTCGCACCGACGCTCCACGCGCAGTCGTTCACCCGCGTGACCACCGGCCCCGTTGCCACCCACAGCGATAACAGCCTCGGCGTCGCGTGGGGCGACTACGACGACGACGGCGACCCGGACCTCTTCGTGGCGAACGGCGGCCAGCCGAGCCGACTTTACCGCAACGACGGCGACGGCACGTTCTCGGCCGTCGCCAACGGCCCGGTCGTCACGACGCTCGGCGATTCGCGCGGTAGCGTCTGGGCCGACTACGACAACGACGGCGATCTCGACCTCTACGTCAGCAACCGGGGCGGGAACGTGCCGCCGCCCGTCACGCAGCCTGCGCAGGCGAACTTCCTCTACCGCAACGACGGCCCGCCGACCTTCGGCTTCACCCGCGTCAACGACATGCCGCCCGCGACGGAAGCCAATTTCACGTGGAGCAGCAGCTGGGTCGATTACGACAACGACGGTGACCTCGACCTCCACGTGCCCGACAACCTCCACGCGGCCGACGACTTCTTCTACGAGAACGACGGCAGCGGGCAGTTCACGTCGGTGACGCCCACGTTCGTCGAGCCCGGCTCCGAGCCGAGCACGGGCGTCGCGAGCTGGATCGACTTCGACGGCGACGGCGATCAGGACCTGCTCCTCGCCAAGAGTGGGCGCTTCCTGCCGGGCCAGGCCGAGAACCACCGCCTCTTCCGCGGCCTCCTTGCGGACACCGGCACGCTCGGGTTCGAGGAGGTCACCACGGGCGGCGTCGTGACCCATTTCGACAACGACTTCCAGGCGAGTTGGGGCGACTATGACAACGACGGCGATCCCGACCTCTTCCTCGGCCACGCCGGCGGGCCGCGCGGCGTCTCGAACTACCTCTACCGCAACGACGGTGACGGCGTGTTCACCGCCATCACGAGCGGCCCCGTCGTGACCGACACCGACGGCACGCTCGGCAGCGGCTGGGGCGACTACGACAATGACGG contains:
- a CDS encoding ABC transporter permease, with the translated sequence MLTNYLKIALRNLAKRKAFSFINIAGLAIGMACALLIFLSVRQDLAFDRGHAKADRIFRVLTIDEALGVTSTRVGITLPALGPTMEAELPEVEESVRLNGVGRQLMTVGDTDLYAEATVLAEPSFFVVFDFPLRAGDAATALAEPNTVVLTESTARRLFGDDEALGQTITLNHDTDVRVTGVAADPPVASSLQFDLLQSLVPGPDEDGFRQFLDSWNSISLTTYVVLRDPAAAASVLPRMEEIIRRNEVGDNFSVTLQPLADVHLRSSDILFDESTGKSDQGYVVGLSAVAVFVLLIACFNFMNLATARSAERAREVGLRKSMGANRSQLVWQHLGESLLLCVLAFAVALGLVAASLPVVNAALGKQLALGVLADPTFALLLVGVMLFVALLAGAYPAFVLSQFQPAAVLKGSFGGSARGGLLRRALVVTQFAASVVMIVGALVVSEQLGFIMDKNMGYQRDQVLVLELGDAQLQRNADALEAALRRAPSVAGIAGATSMPGRQLGRRGVLPEGASEEDVWIISALGIDDQFLPTMGMELAAGRNFSPAFGTDTTEAVLLNEAAVRAFGWTDAVGKHLTFGETERTVVGVVKDFHYASVRHQVEPLMMLYQPAQNPLLAVKLRPADVTGTLAAVEVAWRAVNPDYPFEYSFLDQEFARQYQEEANFARLSRGFTVLAIVIACLGLFGLATFTAEQRRKEIGVRKVLGASVPGLVALLSKEFLALVGVAFVIAAPLAYFVMRDWLADFAYRIALGPGVFLFAGGLALAVALLTVSYQALRAATTDPVKALRYE
- a CDS encoding ABC transporter ATP-binding protein; the encoded protein is MIELRGISKFFKQGLQKTYVLRNVDLTVREGEFVTIQGPSGAGKSTLMNIIGMLEEPSEGAYLFEGEPVHQLSERQRTALHREHIGFVFQAYHLIDELTVYENLETPLLYTKVPKAERQARVAEMLDRFGIVAKRDLFPHQLSGGQQQLVGVARALIIRPRLILADEPTGNLHSSQGEEVMEAFRILNEDDGVTVIQVTHSERWTAYGSRLIELHDGWVDADRLIETPVDSAGSAG
- a CDS encoding FG-GAP-like repeat-containing protein encodes the protein MPPRYALSFALFALVFTLAPTLHAQSFTRVTTGPVATHSDNSLGVAWGDYDDDGDPDLFVANGGQPSRLYRNDGDGTFSAVANGPVVTTLGDSRGSVWADYDNDGDLDLYVSNRGGNVPPPVTQPAQANFLYRNDGPPTFGFTRVNDMPPATEANFTWSSSWVDYDNDGDLDLHVPDNLHAADDFFYENDGSGQFTSVTPTFVEPGSEPSTGVASWIDFDGDGDQDLLLAKSGRFLPGQAENHRLFRGLLADTGTLGFEEVTTGGVVTHFDNDFQASWGDYDNDGDPDLFLGHAGGPRGVSNYLYRNDGDGVFTAITSGPVVTDTDGTLGSGWGDYDNDGDLDLLVANGGLDKLYRNDGDGTFTSMTSADVGSIVSTSGNSWGAAWADYDNDGFLDAVVVNAATGPGGNSNALYRNTATNGNHWINIRVVGTTSNRSGIGAVVRVKATISDAPTWQTRYIMGSPTGDRSQDDLRAHFGLGDATEIDSVVVAWPSGAEDVYEAVGSNAFFRAVEGGDLLPVASEDASVPSGDEAGLRLDLHPNPARDRAALSFTLARPGVVRVRIYDVLGRIVRTPPAEQHAAGEQQVTLDVAGLPAGVYLIAVEAGGQRRVERMVRL
- a CDS encoding ABC transporter permease — translated: MLKNYLLLGFRNVQKNKVASLINLVGLSAAVACAITLFLIVRVINVNDDFHANGERLFLVGHTVDRDAGPQRWGTAPAPLGPALVADIPQVERAVRVAHHPAMVRTDGDAFHETVSFADVGFFEVLTFPLLHGRGAALADPDAVILSAEMAMKYFGRYDVVGQTLDVRFGETTGGDGTAETLTVAGVAAPFPRNASFRFDLLVGYEKQRALGLADSGDWAAFTEATFLLLRQPDDARSVAAQLDRYVPVQNAAGEVRQATSFFLDSVRHPDWLTAWTIEARAMQEPLVWESLMLGVIAVLMLLVACFNYVTISLGTAARRLKEIGIRKTLGAERRQLITQFLTENVVLCLLALLGGILLAWTVTLPFMNARLARPIPLDLLGAPGFWVFLVGLLAFIGLVSGAYPAFYISAFQPIEVLRGKLKLAEKKGLTRTLTTVQFVLAFITICLAVFTASLDDKLLGGDWGYDPSSLLVVPTQSPEQHAWLRREASAMSQVRQVAGAAHHIGATRRRLTVQVADADREVVHFGVGPDYLATVGLGVAAGRAFGSMFGADSARSVVVNQTFAAEQGWADPVGESVRIGGSAFAVVGVVDDFLLAPLMGTAVPVVMGLADVSQHRFMVIRVETGATDPVAATLRDRWERAFPGTPFDAFAQAEVFTPQSLKGLSVLIAYLALFALLISCMGLFGIASQRAAGRIKEVGVRKALGAPAGQIVLLVNREFLVMLGLATLIATPLCYLGLRTVLFLAPVEISLGAAPFVLSNVLVFLLATMMLSMQTHRLVKVKPADVLRDQ
- a CDS encoding ABC transporter permease; the protein is MLTNYLRIALRNLRRQPGYAALNIVGLAVGLACCLFLLLFVREELSYDRFHPSAESVYRVNVEVPQLDATIAISPNIVAPLLRREFPEVLAATRIEAHGGVVRAGERIFDDNHFYFADSTFFDVFDGFTLLAGNAATALNRPNTAVLTASTAEKFFGDASPLGQTIVRNNDQAFEVTGVMEDVPATSHFSFDFLASFASRENWAKNEQWGSANFFTFLRLPDAEAAAPLQTKIDALTERLRAENEENVRILALQPLTDIHLRTDIAYDLDATGDRTAVYGFATVALLILLIACINYMNLATARAGQRAKEVGLRKSLGAYRGQLVGQFYSESALLTLGGVLLALGIVGLGLPAFNALSGKALGFAALGEPGVVALIAGTFLVVSLVAGSYPAFYLSAFHPARVLRSRAIAGGGATWLRKGLVVLQFGISAFLIAGTLVVLSQLRFMGDQALGFDKEHLVVLPLNDQILLEKYPAMEVALRQHPGIVATAGINQIPGQLGWTSGFHAEGLAEEDEFLIKGLPAQATVVDGLGLQLVAGRGFPADPPEPDSANYLHILNETTVARLGWTPEEAVGRRVAVDSRWGEVLGVVEDFHFRSLHETIEPLSIWYDPGNVFNLAIRLAPGETRAGLDHVETVWGQFAAHRPFSYRFLDDVYDRLYRNERRTGQIVSVFAFLAVFVACLGLFGLASFTAERRTREVGVRKVLGASVANLVLLLARDFVLLVGVAFVIAVPLAWLGMDAWLDGFAYRIGLGPGPFLIAGALLFAIALVTVSTQAFRAATADPVKALRTE